In one Fundulus heteroclitus isolate FHET01 chromosome 3, MU-UCD_Fhet_4.1, whole genome shotgun sequence genomic region, the following are encoded:
- the LOC118557557 gene encoding C-Jun-amino-terminal kinase-interacting protein 4-like gives MLTCWFGLTIIVSHVSAQQVFSVSERSEQQVRFLCAGGSGVWTSCRLDPIIRLFDWSTGRPLQEVDFTSLVTKTLGQPYLTLSPLQISSLSVISGRLWVGTGGGAIFSIPLSITSEDISIPYCSAASVQLSYHGHRQAVRFLIAAPGCLITSPGSSHVTTAQLILSGGEGYINFRIGDDASDESTEASQTTPQRSERSHMIIWQIPAPSVPSPAL, from the exons ATGTTAACGTGCTGGTTTGGACTTACCATTATTGTTTCTCATGTTTCTGCACAGCAAGTATTTTCCGTATCAGAGCGCAGTGAACAGCAGGTCCGTTTCCTGTGCGCTGGGGGGAGTGGGGTTTGGACGTCCTGCAGACTCGACCCAATCATCAGGCTGTTCGACTGGTCCACCGGGCGGCCGCTGCAAGAAGTCGACTTCACATCTTTGGTCACGAAAACATTAG GTCAGCCGTACTTGACGCTCTCACCTCTCCAGATCTCCTCCCTCTCCGTCATCTCTGGCCGTCTGTGGGTGGGCACCGGGGGTGGTGCCATTTTCTCCATCCCCCTATCAATAA CATCAGAGGATATTTCCATCCCATACTGCTCTGCCGCGTCAGTCCAGCTGTCATACCATGGACACAGACAAGCAGTACGATTCCTCATTGCTGCACCTG GCTGTTTGATCACCTCTCCTGGCAGCAGCCATGTAACTACTGCTCAGCTCATCCTCAGTGGAGGAGAGGGCTACATTAACTTCCGAATAG GAGATGATGCTAGCGATGAATCGACTGAGGCGTCTCAGACGACGCCCCAGCGGTCTGAACGCAGTCACATGATCATCTGGCAGATTCCCGCGCCGTCTGTGCCCAGCCCTGCGCTCTGA
- the LOC105934976 gene encoding transmembrane protein 238 — protein sequence MGEKYDGLSHCKLALVFAVVMDILGVTSLLVGVFASLEIQGKDFGDLLVYSGALLVLFSMAGWVLWYSGNIEGLHLQKDFHGMGSAVDRLARSVSRKIRLPRTRSSPH from the coding sequence ATGGGGGAGAAGTATGACGGGCTGTCCCACTGTAAGCTTGCTCTGGTATTCGCAGTGGTGATGGACATCCTTGGTGTGACGTCCCTGCTGGTAGGCGTCTTCGCTTCCCTAGAGATCCAGGGCAAAGACTTCGGGGATCTGTTGGTGTACTCCGGAGCGTTGCTGGTGCTGTTTTCCATGGCCGGCTGGGTGCTTTGGTACAGTGGCAACATCGAGGGCCTGCATTTACAAAAAGACTTTCATGGCATGGGTTCTGCTGTGGACCGATTGGCCCGCTCCGTCAGCCGCAAGATACGGCTCCCCAGGACGCGCAGCAGTCCCCATTAA
- the ccdc106a gene encoding coiled-coil domain-containing protein 106 isoform X1, protein MKMEDGNRNNAASTSKSHAGSLHLQTPKNEDTYEIAIPFEENNFEQQGFFNQSDQNFEEPASTAGPSPVSNSYMVITNLRTQLQISMEKNSWLQKRIEDLEEERDFLRCQLDRFIFSTKSQGLEQGQSQYSNGYESRRFNWRARREEDRPTEPQKTDPQHFPQRQFIQRRPGPPTMLPSKNHVSSPISTQLSTMNALFNATQSQALLQSHSHSSPSATAGGGNSKNNNAARSSLNELSGHNGPDSLSLLGEADEFLDQDAFIEEDEMISGEDVMSEAINTNRHQLKRRRLFRAPRERQRVKDAAGVLFRYKKILLTYQRLKNMSKAFQIHGVDRNTVASTTPIAELLLVAPEKVAEVGEFDPSKEKLLDYARRCYIALDEETLSRVQALKKNNLLLPISYRFRH, encoded by the exons ATGAAA ATGGAGGACGGTAACAGGAATAATGCAGCTTCCACATCCAAGAGCCATGCAGGCTCTCTTCACCTGCAGA CGCCCAAAAATGAGGATACTTATGAAATTGCCATTCCCTTTGAGGAGAACAACTTTGAGCAGCAGGGATTTTTCAACCAGAGCGACCAGAACTTTGAAG AACCGGCCTCGACCGCTGGCCCATCTCCAGTCAGCAACTCGTACATGGTGATCACCAACCTGCGGACGCAGCTCCAGATCTCTATGGAGAAAAACTCGTGGCTGCAGAAACGAATCGAGgacctggaggaggagagggactTCCTCCGGTGCCAGCTGGACCGCTTCATCTTTTCCACGAAGAGCCAGGGACTAGAACAGGGCCAGAGTCAGTACAGTAACG GATATGAATCAAGGCGATTCAACTGGAGGGCAAGAAGAGAGGAAGACCGCCCCACAG AACCACAGAAGACCGACCCACAGCATTTCCCTCAGCGTCAGTTTATCCAGCGAAGGCCCGGTCCTCCCACTATGTTGCCTTCCAAAAATCACGTCTCCAGTCCGATATCCACGCAGCTCTCCACCATGAACGCTTTGTTCAACGCAACACAATCACAGGCCCTTTTACAAAGCCACAGTCATAGCTCTCCAAGTGCAACAGCCGGTGGCGgcaacagcaaaaacaacaacgcTGCAAGATCATCCTTGAATGAACTGAGTGGACACAATGGACCAG ATTCCCTCTCCCTGTTGGGAGAGGCTGATGAGTTCTTGGATCAGGATGCCTTCATCGAGGAGGATGAAATGATCTCAGGGGAAGATGTAATGTCAGAGGCAATTAACACCAACAGGCACCAGTTAAAGAGGAGGCGACTCTTCAGAGCTCCACGGGAGCGACAGAGAG TGAAAGACGCGGCAGGAGTGCTTTTTCGATATAAGAAGATTCTTCTTACGTACCAGCGGCTCAAAAATATGTCCAAAGCCTTTCAAATCCACGGTGTGGACCGCAACACCGTGGCCTCCACCACGCCCATTGCCGAGCTGCTTCTCGTGGCCCCCGAGAAGGTGGCCGAGGTGGGAGAGTTCGACCCCTCCAAGGAGAAGCTGCTGGACTACGCCCGGCGCTGCTACATCGCCCTGGACGAAGAGACGCTCAGCAGAGTGCAGGCGTTGAAGAAAAATAACCTCCTGCTGCCCATCTCGTACAGGTTCAGGCACTGA
- the ccdc106a gene encoding coiled-coil domain-containing protein 106 isoform X2, with amino-acid sequence MEDGNRNNAASTSKSHAGSLHLQTPKNEDTYEIAIPFEENNFEQQGFFNQSDQNFEEPASTAGPSPVSNSYMVITNLRTQLQISMEKNSWLQKRIEDLEEERDFLRCQLDRFIFSTKSQGLEQGQSQYSNGYESRRFNWRARREEDRPTEPQKTDPQHFPQRQFIQRRPGPPTMLPSKNHVSSPISTQLSTMNALFNATQSQALLQSHSHSSPSATAGGGNSKNNNAARSSLNELSGHNGPDSLSLLGEADEFLDQDAFIEEDEMISGEDVMSEAINTNRHQLKRRRLFRAPRERQRVKDAAGVLFRYKKILLTYQRLKNMSKAFQIHGVDRNTVASTTPIAELLLVAPEKVAEVGEFDPSKEKLLDYARRCYIALDEETLSRVQALKKNNLLLPISYRFRH; translated from the exons ATGGAGGACGGTAACAGGAATAATGCAGCTTCCACATCCAAGAGCCATGCAGGCTCTCTTCACCTGCAGA CGCCCAAAAATGAGGATACTTATGAAATTGCCATTCCCTTTGAGGAGAACAACTTTGAGCAGCAGGGATTTTTCAACCAGAGCGACCAGAACTTTGAAG AACCGGCCTCGACCGCTGGCCCATCTCCAGTCAGCAACTCGTACATGGTGATCACCAACCTGCGGACGCAGCTCCAGATCTCTATGGAGAAAAACTCGTGGCTGCAGAAACGAATCGAGgacctggaggaggagagggactTCCTCCGGTGCCAGCTGGACCGCTTCATCTTTTCCACGAAGAGCCAGGGACTAGAACAGGGCCAGAGTCAGTACAGTAACG GATATGAATCAAGGCGATTCAACTGGAGGGCAAGAAGAGAGGAAGACCGCCCCACAG AACCACAGAAGACCGACCCACAGCATTTCCCTCAGCGTCAGTTTATCCAGCGAAGGCCCGGTCCTCCCACTATGTTGCCTTCCAAAAATCACGTCTCCAGTCCGATATCCACGCAGCTCTCCACCATGAACGCTTTGTTCAACGCAACACAATCACAGGCCCTTTTACAAAGCCACAGTCATAGCTCTCCAAGTGCAACAGCCGGTGGCGgcaacagcaaaaacaacaacgcTGCAAGATCATCCTTGAATGAACTGAGTGGACACAATGGACCAG ATTCCCTCTCCCTGTTGGGAGAGGCTGATGAGTTCTTGGATCAGGATGCCTTCATCGAGGAGGATGAAATGATCTCAGGGGAAGATGTAATGTCAGAGGCAATTAACACCAACAGGCACCAGTTAAAGAGGAGGCGACTCTTCAGAGCTCCACGGGAGCGACAGAGAG TGAAAGACGCGGCAGGAGTGCTTTTTCGATATAAGAAGATTCTTCTTACGTACCAGCGGCTCAAAAATATGTCCAAAGCCTTTCAAATCCACGGTGTGGACCGCAACACCGTGGCCTCCACCACGCCCATTGCCGAGCTGCTTCTCGTGGCCCCCGAGAAGGTGGCCGAGGTGGGAGAGTTCGACCCCTCCAAGGAGAAGCTGCTGGACTACGCCCGGCGCTGCTACATCGCCCTGGACGAAGAGACGCTCAGCAGAGTGCAGGCGTTGAAGAAAAATAACCTCCTGCTGCCCATCTCGTACAGGTTCAGGCACTGA